CCCTACTCCTGTCTATACTGTAGTAGAGGATGTCGATAGGCAAAACAGCCTTGTACTGACACCAAATTCAATACCGGCCCTGCAGCTGACAGTCCCCAAGGCCATGCCGACACCGGACGGCTACCTGACCCCCGACCTTTGGGGAAGTATAACACCATAAACCTGAAGCGACCTATCTAAAGTTAAAAATATTCAGTCACCAGTAGAGACAAACTCCTAAAACACTCTTTATGATTAATGACTGAGTCTTATGCTTCAGTGTTGAATGTCACTTCGCCTAAAATAGAAAAGGATGACCGTCCTGCCACCAACTCTACAGGCTCTGGTTTGAACTACCCCGAGTGGCAAGAATGCTTATTAATGCAGAAACAAAAGGGAACTCAAGAACTGGAATCTGTTGCTATAATTCTATACTGTGAACCCCCACATATTATATACCCTCCATTGTTTGCTGGAAGTCTTggctatttgctgtttttgttcaagAGCAAGAGAAATCAAACTAtgactttggcaccatctggtggaatcGTGGTGTTGTTGTTAGGTCTAATTTGTCGATGGTGTTTCTCTAGTCTGCGTTTGAGATGTCCTGTTATGTTGTCGGTCCGTAAATGCACCTTATACACAGTCAAAGTGAAattgaaattatgtttttgtttctctcttGTACCAATAGCCAGTGTAATCTACTTTACCAttacaatttgcctgtatttgtaacatttacaattgtgtgtaaatgccaaaatgtgAGTTTAATGACTTAACACTGTTTGTGTTAAGTGTCAGTGCACGTATCGCTGGTGTCTGGCCGAAACGTCCTATattcaaatttggtcaatttcatccatccatccattttctgagccgcttctcctcacgcgggtcgcggacgtgctggagcctatcccagctatcaggaggcggggtacaccctgaactggttgccagccaatcgcagggcacatataaacaaacaagcattcacacgcacattcacacctacgggcaatttagagttgtcaattaacctaccacgcatgtttttgggatgtgggaggaaactggagtgcccggagaaaacccacgcaggcacagggagaacatgcaaactccacacaggcggggccggggattgaactgtcctcagaactgtgaggcagacgctctaaccagttgcccaccgtgccgcctggtcaatttcatttttcagaAATTCATGCTATTGGTATGTCCCCACACgggtgtgttattttttattttattttattttattttatttttacaaattattgaccaatctaaagtatTTAAAATGGCTTGGTCTCTTtgacaatgcaatgttaatggctcacaaacagtttttgttttttttgtttttctaaaaagtgatggttttggacaTATAAGGATTTTGTCCGACGCCAGTGATATGTTTccccatgtgtgatgtcacatcagTTTGTCCTAGCGTGTATTTTATGGTAGTGTGCTAGCTAATACTATGACGgtggtttgtgttgaataattttactgaatatttgtttatgtaacatTGGTTTGTAATTATGTACAATTTAgaagcatggtgttgatgctttatgatcctcttttaagtgctttgctctcatcttgtggcatatacagtatgtatgtatttatgtagcaAATTGCAAATGACTTTTTGGGGGGCTTCAATTGttcacagatttttgctatttgcagcaGGGGGCGGTCCTTATCCCTTTCAAATAGTAAGGGCTCACTGTATTATGCTACCCTTTCTGAATATCTCTCCATCATTAAATTCTAGCCACTCTAAGACAAATTATTAGCCATCAGCTCTCGGACAGGGTGTCATTTCCCTCTTTTCAGTAATTAAAGGCCTCTGTACAGctacagtcatgaaaaaaaactggaattttaccactgacattttaaatgcatgCATTTCTTCATATAAACAGGTACTGTATATCCTGAAAACATTTCTACGTATACAGGGTGTTTGTATTCCATATTCTGAGTGAACATTCATGTTAACAAACTATTCATTGTGCACTTCAGTTCCAAAAGCGTCTCATAATGTGTTAGTAAGTTTTTATACAGCTACAATAAAAGTGTTTAGCTACAGATATACTGATATCCTGATTTCTGAGCTTCCTGAGCACTCCCTGCATGTGTATGTTATCTGGTTCTTCTGCTGTGTAATTCATGCTATACTTAAGActgaaaaaagtacatttctctTTAGTGATTGTCAATAATCATATTCATTTCAAACAATTTTGCCTACAAACTTCtgaaaaattattcaaaaataaaatccaatgaTCAGCATATCCAATCCTCGTTGATCTTTTTTTAGGTATATTTActtgcatatttatttttctgaccactttttacttttactccctacatttgtaAACAGACATCTGTACTTTCtattccttactttgtcaaaacaggCTTGATACTTTTTTCATCCTTCGGGGATGATGACACGATGATGGCTTggcacaaataaaatgttttcctcttttattaacttgttccttaacaaattccttgtgtgttttggacatacttggcaaataaagatgattctgattctgattagtgCTCATACagagaaaaaataaagcacTGAACACTGCTTTGAGATAAATTCTGACACGATAATTTGGATTGAACAGACAACAGGGCCCTGAGCTTTTGGGGGGGCCCCTGGTCTTCCTGCAAAGGGCCAAAACCccccttgtatgttttttttagataaaacagAAGTTTTGAACGCCAGAAGCATGTGGTTTTTAGGCTACCACAAGACACATACTTCTtcaccacaaatcattcttggagctgacaatatcaaacaattctcttaaataaggccatctCGTTTCTCGGAATCTGTTGCGCCATCGTTAATGCtcctgtttacattttgtttctgtCCCTAAGTTTTTCTGCCTGACATCCACAAGATATCAACTGCAGTTGACTTTACCTTTCTCTAGTTACATCCTTATTTACATTGTGTCATCATCCCCGAAGGCTGAAGAAAGTAATaaacctattttgacaaagtaaggagtcgAAAGAATAGatgtgtgttttcaaatgtagggagtaaaagtaaaaggtggtcagtaaaacaaaatacacaaaaaaaacacaaaaagatacTGTACCTCACAAAATCTACTTAGGTATAGtaacaaaatgtatatatataaaaataatcagATGTAGTACATTCggtaaaaacattatttatcgTGATCACAAGAAGGGTAAAAGGTCAAAATCTTCATTGAGACCTCAATACTCCTAAGGTTGACTTCCTCCCATGTTTTCCATCTTCATAATGTTGGTCTGATTGATTTTGTACACAACCTGCTCCATTTTTGAAACTGGAAGACCCTTCACATTATCAACATCGAAAACAAGAAAGTCTTTTTCCTATACAAAAGATGAGTGGAAAGACATCATTTTGGAAGACGATCTTTTGGAAGTGGATCTTGATCAGGAATACGCACAgaacacagacacgcacaagCTTTTCTCAGATATTCATCAACTTTCTGAAAAAGATCTTAAGTTAAATCTTCATATGCATATGATAAGCCTGTCTTATTATTGGAGGAAAGATTGCGTTTGTTTGActgtaaaaaattgtttttaattttttattcaattacaGTTCAGTctctacttttttgttttgttttctaaacACATCTTTAcgtctacttaagtacagtgtgAGTACAGTTGCCACTTCTGCCGTTTTGGTGTTATACAGTGCATCTTACTTCATTAATTCCTACTAAGTGAAAATAaatctattttatatttataataatgcaGCTATCGTGTAAATtcaagatggaaaaaaatgtgggcCTAATGGGGGCAATCCAACTTTGAAAGTCCTTACTCAGATGacgttcttctttctttttttcttcgtttttttttttggtctcgtGCGGTAGCTAGTTGTAGCCGTTAGCCTTAATTGTTGCTAAGCTAGCTGTTACTTGGATGCATTTTAGTTTTCTTCTCCCTTGTTCAAACAATTTGAGACATTTTAAGGTGTCATTCTAACTTTTAGTGTACTATATGGCTCTGTTAAACGGTGTAAATCTTGATAAATTAATAGAAGAATACACCGTACTTGAAAATGTAAGTTAATGTTTAACTGTCACCACAGGTAGTTTGGCACGGTACtggatgtacagtactgtatttgaagGCCCGTGCCTTTGCTGAATATTCGATACAAACTCAAAGAAATAAGTGCCATAGAAGAACATTGTCATAGTCTAATCTTTACTAATACAATACAGACAATTACAGAGTTAAATGGCAAAGCCATCCTGTTGGAGACGATGCTAGACGACGCTAAAAGACACGTGAAATGTTATGAGACCAAGGAAAAAGTTGCCACAGAAGGTGAGTTCctgtttcaaaaacaaaaatcatttaagCCTGTCCTGTTCAGCCGTATGGCGATGCAGAATGGTTGGATCAGAATGTGCTGGAAcggttttgctgtgcaacaggggaattTGAAATattccctctgcttatttattattattatgatgtcTATTGAATATtcagccggacagaaaatggttttaggggacagacagagggacagaacggacaagggggaAAGTGGTGTGAACTATAGCTGAACAATAATTAGACAGTCTAGCTATTTGACCGCAAGTACctttacaacagtcaaatcgtttTCTTATTTGTAGACggggtgcgtgtgtgtattaTTAGCGGTCCCAGCACACATCTTGAACTTATTAGTGagtgaacaccatatcacattccttttttattttcaagctACTGCGTATGATGTTGATGTGGCAcggctatgtacagtatatgataccTTTTAGGCTATATACTGTACTACATTGCCTtggtgatgtgttttttttctgaggcGTATTTCTATCGTCTACTGCATGCCAGGTTACTGCAACGAACGTCCTCAGGTTGGATTGATTTCATCCGCAGGCATGCAAACATTAATATAAAGTTTTTATTAATACTGTCTGAGAAGTATTCATTTAGGTATATGCTTGACACATGACAACTGTGcaacatcatactgagagctattATAATCAGCATCCTCATCTGTGCAAAATGTgtgcttttatttcataatttgCCACGTTTATATACCAAAATAAGCTAAAGATAACTGAGATATAATGCGTCTACGTATTAGATTCTGCAGGTGTATCTAATGAAGTGACTGGAAATACCTaataatacatacaaagaaaagacCTTATGCCAAGCCACATTATTAGACACACTTGATCTGCAATGCAATTCAGCAAATCTACCTAATGATAGGATAACTGACTAGTAGATCAAACACACTCCATTGTGTCTTTGACCAACCTCTTTCAGAAAGGGATGCCCTACTTGCCACAGTGAACAACCTGCAGCAGGCTTTACAGGAGCAGTGCGAGCTCAGAGGTAACACAAGTACATGTGTTGTATTAGGATAAGTGTTATTACATATGGCCATCCCTCGTAAACTAGTCAAAGATGATTTCAATTCCTTTCTGTAGGGCGTATCCCCAATgtattttgattgtttgttataTATATGACATCACAATAATACAATTGAGGGTAGAATATGGCTCATAAGAATAGTAATGCAAATATCTTCTCCATGTTCTAGTGGCGAATGAGACATTGAGGCGCAATATGGCAGTCTTGAGGCAACAAAGTAAAAGAACAGCAGAGGTAAAAACTTCAATAAGTGAAGACTGGACTTTATTCAAGGGCTTAATTTCCACTATATGGTTGTGTGGCGGTGTTGTGGTTTATTCGCCTGACTTGTGGTGCAGGTAGGGTGAGATTACGCCACTTACCAatgatgtgaatggttgtatgtgccctgccactgACTAGAACCAAAGTCCAGGGTTTGGCTAGTTTGCCTTTAGCCTGttctctgctgctgctgttctCTTCTGTGAGCCTGAACAGGAAACTCAGtctcgaaaatggatggatggataactgttTACTAGTAATATGTAACCTAAATATGTATCCTATGCGcaaatatttaacttgtttgcattttttattaatttattttggacAGAAAAACAATTATGTGGTTGTGTTGTATGTTGTTTGTTATCGTCAGGATGGAAAGGCTGAGATCCAACGACTGCTCGGTGAAATGAAAGCACAGACAGAGAGCCACAAGAGGGGGCTAGAGACTGTAACGCAAGAGTGCCGGCGACAGCTGGCGCAGGCCCACAAAGAAGGTTTTAGTCAACGTAAGAGCAGTAAACATTACTCTCACACTACCTCACTGTGTTAAGAGCTTTTTCACTGAGCTCTGCTACTAAAATAATCCAGCCATATGTTACGTGAGACATCAGTAGTCTGGAGGAGAATGCATATTGCACACATGAGGGATTCGGACAATGAAGTCACAATGTAGGCAACTGTAACATTCATGTATCACAAGCTTGGAGGGACTGCGCAGTTGGCTATTTCTCAAGCAAGACATTGTGTCCAAATTCTTGCCAAATATAGGTCAAATAGGTATTGAGAAGTTGACCAATAGTTCACAAAGCATAATCAATAACCTGATCAGTTATGTAAAGGAGGGAAGTTGTACTGTGGTGATCATTCCACTGGCATGTTTTCTCACttgtttaaaaatactttaaGATATACTACACAAAGGTCACTGAAAAtagtttcaaaagttctggacAGGATGTATACTTGTAACAGTTTATTCTTACTTATGTTGTCATTATTGgtgtctattattattatgattggtATTATTGGTGTCTAAATCCTTTTTTAgataaattcatgaaaaattAGGACAAATATGTACTAAAAGTTTAATTAATATGTGTTGAATGGGAAACCATATCTTATCATATCAAAGGTAGTTAACAAATTCCTAGAGCTAGTGAGTAATTGTTAAGAAAATACACTGCTTATGTATTACCCCACCAACCAATGTAATTGGGGTGGGAGATATAATTGATTCATGGATGGATTGGGCTGCAGGAGTAAACTATTCTGAATGAAATATTACGTTTCatattgttttaataacattttctttttaataaaaatttagACTCAAATCATGAATCGTTTATTTCTGCAATGGTAATACACCAGTATTTAGAAGCTCTTTAactaaaatgatatttttaatGCTGAAATATATTAATTTTATGCATGAATTGTTTTGTTCTACCAGATAAATTGAAAGAAATGTTATCATTTCTGtatcaaatattattatttattcacatTCCTAAACAGAAATATAGTTGGCTGTTGTTGACTGTTATGCTTAATGCATTTCTGACTTTTCAGAAAATCTCCGCAAGCCAGTTCAAAATCACCTATAAAAAGGTCAAATCAGTTTGAAATGTATCATTCCAGTTCAAAATGGTAAAGCTTTTGAGAGCATACTAAAATTGATTTCACATTAAAGCACTTCGTGGTGATTGATGTACTCGTCTCTTTTTATGACAGGAGGTCTCATAAATTTGTCAAGGACTGTATGTAGAGTATATTTAGGTGAGATGTCTTTTACTGCAGTGCAAGCCAAAGAGGCTGAATTTATGAAGTTAGTGGAGCAAAAGGATCTGGATCTGGAGGAGATGAGCAGGAAGCTAAAGGACCAGGAGAGAAAACAGCAAAGTGAGCTTTTGAAGTTGCAAGTGGAGGTAAATGGAATTGAATTCCTCCAACAGTGCTGCTGTGTATTGTAGATATTTTGTTAAAGTTGTGTTCATGGGCCCACTAGCCAAAATGGTAAATACAGAGCTAAAGCAGTAGGTAGTAGTGTCGTGTATTTGTTAATGACAAAGATATCATGAgaagtagggctgcatgatattggggaaaaaatgacattgtgattttctttaaCCCTGCAATATATATTACGGTGTTAAAAAATACAGGTTTACATACATGTAACGTGAAAACCAGCGcgcatttctctttttccctctctAGAAAAACTATGCTCAGTCGAGCACAAAAGTATAGGCTCGTGTTACATCACAGcgccggatagagccgaagaccggaaggcactagaatacaacccaaattccaatgaagttgggacgttgtgttaaacatgaataaatacagaatacaatgatttgcaaatcatgttcaacctatatttaattgaatacactgcaaagaaagattaaaatatatttaatgttcaaactgataaacgttattgtttttagcaaataatcattaacttagagttttatggctgcaacacattccaaaaaagctgggacagttggtaaaaaagactgagaaagttgaggaatgcccatcaaacacctgtttggaacatcccacaggtgaacaaagctaattgggaacaggtgggtgccaatgattgggtataaaagaagcttctgtgaattgctcagtcattcacaagcaaagatggggcgaggttcacctctttgtgaaaaagtacgtgagaaaatagtcgaacagtttaaggacaatgttcctcaacgtacaattgcaaggaatttagggatttcatcatctacggtccatatcatcatcaaacagagaatctggagaaattactacatctaagcggcaaggccgaaaaccaaaattgaatgcccgtgaccttcgatccctcaggcggcactgcatcaaaaactgacatcaatgtgtaaagaatatcaccacatggactcaaggacacttcagaaaacaaatgtcaggaaatacagttcggcacgacatccgtaagtgcaatttgaaactctactatgcaaagcaaaagccatttatcaacaacacccagaaatgccgccggcttctctgggcccgagctcatctaagatggactgatgcaaagtggaaaagtgttctgtggtccgacgtgtccacatttcaaattgtttttggaaattgtggacgtcgtgtcctccgggccaaagaggaaaagaaccatccggactgttatggatgcaaagttcaaaagccagcatctgtgatggtatggggctgtgttagtgccaatggcatgggtaacttacacaatGCTGTGGCTCTCGCCCCAAGTGTAATCTGATCCGACATGCTTTCATTCATCACATTCTGAaaagagatacagtaaatgaaggTCTGTAATTATTTGTCgtgtcctcattaatagttatcatacaaaaaaaataagtgtataACAATCTGGGCTGCTTGTGTATGTTGTTTAATGGGTTATAATTCACCGTGTCATTGGTGCTAATCCTATTGGCATGTCCAACCAGGTcgctctgctggtcacttaatAGTACATTCGATTGACTGCATATCAATACACCAACATTATGCAGGATCCTGGAATGTGACTATTGTGCACTCCTACATTGCGGTGACAATTCTCAAACGATATATTGTGCAACCCTAAACAGAAGCTAAATAAGCCAAAGCAATGAATGTAAGTGCAAAAGAATAGAAATCaatgacatacatttttttaatcatttaaatgatGATGTGGCAATGTTTGTACAAGCACTGAAGACAACTCTGAACAATAACTGTGATGATTGGTGACACTAGTGCCAACACAACAGATCCAGGCTTGTCTCCACTAATATTATAGAGCCGACGACAAAGTTAGGTGATTCAGGGTCACATGACAATGACAGGAATGCTAGTCTCCTCATTACAAGGCCGTGTACTATCAAAATTATTGTTgatgttgttattttaatgttagtaCACATACAATTGCTTTAAAGTTGAGTAATTTAGCACTGTAGTTATGCTTTGATTTTTAATGATATTGCTACATGTGTGCCaagcatattgtttttttttttcttttgtttgttttttttgttttcgtaGTTTGGTGAAAAGTTGGGAAGAATTCAGAATACTGCTCAGATGAGCCAGTACCAGCAGAAAAACCATGACTCTGTTTTTACTGCACAACATTTCTTCAAGAGGGtaagcatgcttttttttttattctgcttAGAGCAATGTTCATGTtctaaaacaatgtttgtttGGACCTTTCGTCAACCCTTAAAGGTTGCCTTCCATCAGTTTttatgaattgtatttttatcatCTGTGATGTCCTTTAATGCTTTAATATAATTTGGGTTgcaaatggccaaaatgttctttttgaagTTATTCTAGTTGTTCTTTTCCACCTGGCATTCGAGACGgccggatttctcattaatatgtgacatgtaaatgagctttgcttTGATTGGATCGCTCATCATCcgcaatttaaatatggaaaacagcttggctctgattggtccatgtcACGGTGTCTGCTACCGTTACgcagtgcttctcaattgttttctgttacgacccccccaggaagaagaaaaaaatttgcGACCCGCAGCCCCCGCGAGTACAGCTCTATATAACATTGTATATAAAGGATAATATAGTCTAATCGttataaacattgaagaaagtacaaaagaaaGATATAGAtcaatttacaaaatattttgttttcagtcTGTAACAGAAAATAAAGTGCATCAATTTCCCTGAAATAGAAAAGAGCGAGCGCAACGAGAGCACCACTGCCATTTACTGCAGTGGATGTGCAATTAGACTTTATTCTAGtacggcaaatcatgttcttcaggGTCTCACACGCCCCACATGGCATCGCAACGCGACCCCCCAGGGGATCCCAccccactatttgagaagcactgctctAAAAGCTTGGGgcggccaagcattcatagcgacATCACGTCCTTCAGTGCTACGTTAAGTTTCGTGTCCCTCCCAAGAGTTTGATTGGGGGATTATTTATACTGTACACACTGAACGTGCATTCGCCTCATTTGCACCACATTGATATGCTCCTCCCACCTCGGTCCTCTTCAGCGGGTCGTCGGCGCGCTCACGTCTGGCGAAGGTGTGCTGGGAGCGGCCACGGCCAGCGCGACAAGTCATCGCGGTGGGTTCGtttgatttagatttttgtcTTCCCAGTTCCACTCCACATACCAGCCCCTCTGCCCCCTGACCCTCACGGCCCCTGACAGTATGCTGTGAGTGGCCACGGCGGCCAGCTGGTCGCCCATCCCGGTACTATCATTGTcaagcacaattcaccaagcgttggattgttggcccacttaCTCTATAGGGAACCTGATGGGTGGGTGAAAATTTAAAAGAGAGGGGGGATATTTTTAGGTTATTCATGCTTGTCATCCgctcccattcatttgaattgaacctGGCACAATGAATGATCATTGCTGAcgacaatgaatgcaagcttcaCTATTTCATCCAGTGTTAcatcataaattatgaatatggtttagtattgttttaaaacacaACATGTCAACTTTGCAGACTGCATATGTATGGCTAAAGACTGGCTTGCTTAAAACCTGGAAATGCCCTGTTGCCGTTCCACTttgttgagtgggtgggtaccaaccacgatgtgggcaggtacttgagtATGAATTGTCAAAGCTACATGAAACAGTCTGTGATTTCAAATTCACCCGTTTTGCCAGCCTTATGCTGTTTATTGTCTTTTGCCTTCAGtcgacaaaccgcatagatgtcaaaccatgtaacagactcattttgaccaatGTGCATAAAACAATAGAACAAAAatggattctgatggaaggATTTGACAAACATCTGTTATTTGTTATTAGATTCATTTTACTTAGAATAGATAGGAAAATGCCTTACTTCCATAGTGACTGTAGGCCAGAGAATAAACAATcgttgaattttcaaaaaaaaaaatggaggcagTCTTGTAGGTCATaactcatacagtatattagcaAATGTTCTGGGAAATGTAATCTTTGTGTCCAGGATGTGCATGTTTCTATTAACTGTGTTTGTCCTTTAGAAGCTGCAGTTCTTCCAGGAAGAGAAGAACAAGGAAATTGGGGCTCTACGTCAGAGAATAAAAGAGCTGGAAGACAGCCAGCGTACTGCCAGCCTCTGCAGCCGTTCGAAGAAAAGAAGGACCTAAATTGTTTAAGGCTAATAGTACTAATGGGCGGCTGCCATGTCACCTCTGTAGGTTCGAGCAACAGTTCACTCgtctttaaattttacatttccA
The sequence above is a segment of the Phyllopteryx taeniolatus isolate TA_2022b chromosome 15, UOR_Ptae_1.2, whole genome shotgun sequence genome. Coding sequences within it:
- the LOC133490051 gene encoding coiled-coil domain-containing protein 152-like isoform X3, whose amino-acid sequence is MLDDAKRHVKCYETKEKVATEERDALLATVNNLQQALQEQCELRVANETLRRNMAVLRQQSKRTAEDGKAEIQRLLGEMKAQTESHKRGLETVTQECRRQLAQAHKEGFSQLQAKEAEFMKLVEQKDLDLEEMSRKLKDQERKQQSELLKLQVEFGEKLGRIQNTAQMSQYQQKNHDSVFTAQHFFKRKLQFFQEEKNKEIGALRQRIKELEDSQRTASLCSRSKKRRT
- the LOC133490051 gene encoding uncharacterized protein LOC133490051 isoform X2, giving the protein MALLNGVNLDKLIEEYTVLENTITELNGKAILLETMLDDAKRHVKCYETKEKVATEERDALLATVNNLQQALQEQCELRVANETLRRNMAVLRQQSKRTAEDGKAEIQRLLGEMKAQTESHKRGLETVTQECRRQLAQAHKEGFSQLQAKEAEFMKLVEQKDLDLEEMSRKLKDQERKQQSELLKLQVEFGEKLGRIQNTAQMSQYQQKNHDSVFTAQHFFKRRVVGALTSGEGVLGAATASATSHRGGFV
- the LOC133490051 gene encoding coiled-coil domain-containing protein 152-like isoform X1, which encodes MALLNGVNLDKLIEEYTVLENTITELNGKAILLETMLDDAKRHVKCYETKEKVATEERDALLATVNNLQQALQEQCELRVANETLRRNMAVLRQQSKRTAEDGKAEIQRLLGEMKAQTESHKRGLETVTQECRRQLAQAHKEGFSQLQAKEAEFMKLVEQKDLDLEEMSRKLKDQERKQQSELLKLQVEFGEKLGRIQNTAQMSQYQQKNHDSVFTAQHFFKRKLQFFQEEKNKEIGALRQRIKELEDSQRTASLCSRSKKRRT